The proteins below come from a single Fodinicola acaciae genomic window:
- a CDS encoding MarR family winged helix-turn-helix transcriptional regulator: MQLNQSDREEPFAESDHVDRVREQWRQQWPELDTGPLGVVGRVGRLREFFDRRLEEFFGAYGLTRQAWDVLAACRRAGRPYELTPSALSAALMRTSGAVTHTLQRLEYAGLVTRVPSATDQRSLLVRLTPAGKRLVDKVAPKHLENERKLLSTLDESEQEALANLLKRLLFALENPSR; the protein is encoded by the coding sequence GTGCAGCTAAATCAGTCGGACAGGGAAGAGCCGTTCGCCGAGAGCGATCACGTCGACCGCGTACGGGAACAGTGGCGCCAACAGTGGCCCGAGCTGGACACCGGTCCACTCGGCGTGGTCGGCAGAGTCGGCCGGTTGCGCGAGTTTTTCGACCGGCGGCTGGAGGAGTTCTTCGGCGCGTACGGCCTGACCAGGCAGGCCTGGGACGTGCTCGCCGCCTGCCGCCGCGCCGGCCGGCCGTACGAGCTGACGCCGTCGGCGCTGAGTGCCGCGCTGATGCGCACGTCCGGCGCGGTCACGCACACCCTGCAGCGGCTGGAGTACGCCGGCCTGGTCACCCGCGTGCCGAGCGCGACCGACCAGCGCAGCCTGTTGGTGCGGCTCACGCCGGCCGGCAAGCGGCTGGTCGACAAGGTCGCGCCGAAACACCTGGAAAACGAACGGAAGCTGCTGTCCACATTGGACGAAAGCGAACAGGAGGCGCTGGCAAACCTGCTCAAACGCCTCCTGTTCGCACTGGAAAACCCTAGTCGGTGA
- a CDS encoding PQQ-dependent sugar dehydrogenase, translating to MDGRGLSRRGVLAAVVGGAAAMAAPTVACAGPRTLAATPIVTGLNAPWGLAFLPDGNALLTERDSGRILRLANGKVTEVARIADVVHQSESGLLGIAVPPDFAQSQLIYVYYTTAQDNRIARFKLGEQPRPILTGIPKAAIHNGGRIAFGPDGQLYAGTGDATQSDRAQDVAYLGGKILRMTPDGQPSAGNPFAGSVVYSLGHRNVQGLAWRGQQLYASEFGQNRFDELNRVQAGKNYGWPIVEGTGDDPRFVNPLVTWPTSDASPSGLAIRGDDAYLACLGGQKLYRVPLKADGTAGTPVALHAGEFGRLRHVVVAPDNSLWIITNNTDGRGTPRPDDDQILKLTD from the coding sequence ATGGACGGACGGGGACTGAGCCGGCGCGGCGTACTCGCGGCGGTCGTCGGAGGAGCCGCGGCGATGGCCGCCCCAACGGTGGCCTGCGCCGGACCACGGACGCTGGCCGCGACACCGATCGTCACCGGCCTCAACGCGCCGTGGGGGCTGGCGTTCCTGCCGGACGGCAACGCGTTGCTGACCGAGCGCGACAGCGGCCGGATCCTGCGGCTGGCCAACGGAAAGGTGACCGAGGTCGCCCGCATCGCCGACGTCGTACACCAGTCCGAGAGCGGCCTGCTCGGCATCGCCGTGCCCCCGGATTTCGCGCAGTCGCAGCTGATCTACGTCTATTACACGACCGCGCAGGACAACCGGATCGCGCGCTTCAAGCTCGGCGAGCAGCCGCGGCCGATCCTCACCGGCATCCCGAAAGCCGCCATCCACAACGGCGGCCGGATCGCTTTCGGCCCGGACGGCCAGTTGTACGCCGGCACCGGCGACGCCACGCAGTCCGACCGAGCGCAGGATGTCGCTTATCTGGGCGGGAAAATCCTCCGGATGACGCCGGACGGCCAGCCGTCGGCCGGAAATCCGTTCGCCGGCTCGGTCGTCTACTCGCTCGGCCACCGCAACGTGCAGGGACTGGCGTGGCGCGGCCAGCAGCTGTACGCGAGCGAGTTCGGCCAGAACCGGTTCGACGAGCTCAACCGCGTCCAGGCCGGCAAAAACTACGGCTGGCCGATCGTCGAGGGCACCGGCGACGACCCGCGGTTCGTCAACCCGCTGGTCACCTGGCCCACCAGCGACGCGTCGCCGAGCGGCCTGGCGATCCGCGGCGACGACGCGTATCTGGCCTGCCTCGGCGGCCAGAAGCTCTATCGCGTGCCGCTCAAGGCGGACGGCACGGCCGGCACGCCGGTCGCGCTGCACGCCGGCGAGTTCGGCCGGCTGCGCCATGTCGTCGTCGCGCCGGACAACTCGCTGTGGATCATCACCAACAACACCGACGGCCGCGGCACGCCGCGACCCGACGACGACCAGATCCTGAAGCTCACCGACTAG
- a CDS encoding serine hydrolase domain-containing protein, which yields MADFATSGKEKSLDAFLAALDASGQEMHTLMLLRHGEVALAAEWSPYRLDDRQLLFSISKSFTSIAVGLAIDAGLLSLDDPVLAFFEPPEKVGDNLAAMRIWHLLTMTTGHDEDTIGRIHGDNAVRAFLALDVEHEPGSHFVYNTGATYVLSAILQKVTGESLLSYLWPRLLQPLQATEATWEVLDGIVAGGFGLSVRTETVARFGQLLLRRGQWRDQQLVPAEWIDAATAKQVPTLNREPGDWQQGYGFQFWRCRHGAYRGDGAFGQFCVVFPDHDAVLAITGGGENMQQTLDIVWQYLLPALQGDEVLSLQRLEIRPPAGPPPRPGDGRTYDFVENDAFLRSIRLDPDGSGTFTFAANGATNEVVFRAGGWREAVDPLDWRPIEGDSSDPANRLVTSAYGDGDSFVATMRPLSTPFVYTFVCRAAGDRMVVDVRVNVSFGPTEFTLTSS from the coding sequence ATGGCTGACTTTGCGACATCTGGCAAAGAAAAATCGCTTGACGCGTTTTTGGCCGCATTGGACGCGTCGGGTCAGGAGATGCACACGTTGATGTTGCTGCGGCACGGCGAGGTCGCGTTGGCCGCGGAATGGTCGCCGTACCGGCTCGACGACCGCCAGCTGCTTTTCTCGATTTCCAAGAGCTTCACCTCGATCGCGGTCGGCCTGGCGATCGACGCCGGCCTGTTGTCGCTCGACGACCCGGTCCTGGCGTTTTTCGAGCCACCGGAGAAGGTCGGCGACAACCTGGCCGCGATGCGGATCTGGCACTTGCTGACGATGACGACCGGCCACGACGAGGACACGATCGGCCGGATCCACGGCGACAACGCCGTGCGGGCGTTTCTCGCGCTCGACGTCGAACACGAGCCGGGCAGCCACTTCGTCTACAACACCGGCGCCACGTACGTGCTGTCGGCGATCCTCCAGAAGGTGACCGGCGAGTCGTTGCTGAGCTATCTGTGGCCGCGGCTTCTCCAGCCGCTGCAGGCAACCGAGGCGACCTGGGAAGTGCTGGACGGCATCGTCGCCGGCGGCTTCGGCCTGAGCGTACGCACCGAGACCGTGGCCCGGTTTGGCCAGCTTCTCCTGCGACGCGGCCAATGGCGGGACCAGCAGCTGGTGCCGGCCGAGTGGATCGACGCGGCCACCGCGAAACAGGTGCCGACGCTCAACCGCGAGCCGGGGGACTGGCAGCAGGGATACGGATTCCAGTTCTGGCGGTGCCGGCATGGCGCCTATCGCGGCGACGGTGCCTTCGGTCAGTTCTGTGTCGTTTTCCCGGACCACGACGCCGTCCTCGCGATCACCGGTGGCGGCGAAAACATGCAGCAGACGCTCGACATCGTCTGGCAATATCTGTTGCCGGCGCTGCAAGGCGACGAGGTGCTTTCCCTGCAGCGCCTGGAAATCCGGCCGCCAGCCGGTCCGCCGCCGCGCCCCGGCGACGGCCGCACATACGATTTCGTGGAAAACGACGCCTTTCTGCGGTCCATACGCCTCGATCCGGACGGCAGCGGCACGTTCACCTTCGCAGCCAATGGTGCGACCAACGAGGTCGTGTTTCGCGCCGGCGGCTGGCGGGAGGCGGTGGACCCGCTCGACTGGCGGCCGATCGAAGGCGACTCCAGCGATCCGGCCAACCGGCTGGTGACCAGCGCGTACGGCGACGGCGACAGCTTCGTCGCGACGATGCGGCCGCTGTCCACGCCGTTCGTCTACACGTTCGTCTGCCGGGCCGCCGGCGACCGCATGGTGGTGGACGTACGCGTCAACGTTTCCTTCGGCCCGACCGAATTCACTCTCACGTCGAGCTAG
- a CDS encoding iron-siderophore ABC transporter substrate-binding protein, which produces MTWKGTTLPSARIFIATLAVLALVATGCGGQQSAAGDAAKRTVDSANGPVSIPAKPKRVVVLWKPTLAAAVALGFRPVGTVADPTRKVADLMPYLPAGYPVDQLSVISNTAANDINLEKIAKLGPDLIIGAATANGKQTGIRETLGKIAPVVLLPWAGNSSWRQHFSDVAGVLGGNGAGVVASYQQRVAKAKAALGNRARKPVSLVRVQGTSEFRIETPASFPGSVVADVGIPRPAAQRQPDKGKDFRTTGPEQLDLVDGDTIFVLANVSQGGTVAAISSSPLWTGLAGVRAHRVFSVDFDYWNAANYYSASHILDDLIAAYTGAKRPL; this is translated from the coding sequence GTGACCTGGAAAGGCACCACATTGCCGTCAGCTAGGATTTTCATTGCCACGCTTGCCGTTCTCGCGCTCGTCGCGACCGGCTGCGGCGGCCAGCAGAGCGCCGCCGGCGACGCCGCGAAGCGTACGGTCGACAGCGCCAACGGTCCGGTGTCGATCCCGGCCAAGCCGAAACGCGTTGTCGTGTTGTGGAAACCGACGCTCGCGGCAGCGGTCGCACTCGGTTTCCGGCCGGTCGGCACGGTCGCCGACCCGACCAGGAAAGTCGCCGACCTGATGCCATATCTTCCGGCTGGCTATCCGGTCGACCAGCTGTCGGTCATCTCCAACACCGCGGCCAACGACATCAACCTGGAGAAAATCGCCAAACTCGGGCCGGACCTGATCATCGGCGCTGCGACCGCCAACGGCAAGCAGACCGGGATCCGCGAGACACTGGGAAAAATCGCGCCGGTCGTGCTGCTTCCGTGGGCCGGGAACAGCTCGTGGCGCCAGCATTTCAGCGATGTCGCCGGCGTCCTCGGCGGCAACGGCGCCGGAGTTGTCGCGAGCTATCAGCAGCGGGTCGCCAAAGCCAAGGCGGCGTTGGGAAACCGAGCACGAAAGCCGGTGTCGTTGGTGCGCGTGCAGGGCACGAGCGAGTTTCGCATCGAGACTCCGGCGTCCTTCCCCGGATCCGTCGTCGCCGATGTCGGCATCCCGCGACCTGCCGCGCAACGGCAACCGGACAAAGGCAAAGACTTCCGCACGACCGGTCCCGAACAGCTCGACCTGGTCGACGGCGACACGATTTTCGTGCTGGCCAACGTCAGCCAGGGTGGTACGGTCGCCGCGATCAGCTCCAGTCCACTGTGGACAGGACTGGCCGGCGTACGCGCGCACCGCGTGTTCAGCGTCGACTTCGACTACTGGAACGCGGCAAACTACTACAGCGCGAGCCACATCCTCGACGATCTGATCGCGGCCTATACGGGTGCCAAGCGGCCACTCTAG